A single region of the Raphanus sativus cultivar WK10039 chromosome 1, ASM80110v3, whole genome shotgun sequence genome encodes:
- the LOC108832369 gene encoding LOW QUALITY PROTEIN: IRK-interacting protein (The sequence of the model RefSeq protein was modified relative to this genomic sequence to represent the inferred CDS: inserted 2 bases in 2 codons), translated as MAPSSSSSPSKSPVPSLHPSLHFTPIPECEEDDFHEERYKNRATTPSSDGGSSATPNHHRHHNRRRSNENSYQHTLTPLHHNGNRKRQDHDNDEEYGGAVSCNKCRPHHSHRDKFSVVPLESHTNNTNNSNNTSFISSPNLIIKSIFQTLTRKSPKPSPLPPRSSSSSAADASREEQWRLAVAELSHKLIQATKKKEDAVVEASRLKXSMSELEKKLNKLEIYCHNLKSGLDECSNKTKQSNVPVRFNERIIQQFLVSVSESRSSIRALSRALASQLRTVGGKVYERLSLLLQPFDVKINSFAKNPKSLIXYLEAILSRAFFEDFEASGFQKNGSARILNPIDRCESNYASFNVLMELTWDEVLSRGTKHFSEEFSRFCDRKMSDVVSLLCWNRAWPEPLLQAFFGASKSVWLVHLLANSVNPGLQIFRVEKDDRFDPVYMEETGGDRYKSVVRAMVQPGFYVYGSVVKCKVVCKHCGSDEEEVVEDRLVKECNKNDKSLISICSPLGV; from the exons ATTCCAGAATGCGAAGAAGACGACTTCCACGAAGAACGATACAAAAACAGAGCAACGACACCAAGCAGCGACGGCGGCTCTTCCGCCACTCCAAATCACCACCGTCACCACAACCGCCGCCGCAGCAACGAGAACAGCTACCAACACACTCTAACCCCTCTCCACCACAACGGAAACAGAAAACGACAAGACCACGACAACGACGAGGAGTACGGAGGAGCAGTCTCGTGCAACAAGTGCCGTCCTCACCACTCTCACCGAGACAAATTCTCCGTCGTACCTCTCGAAAGCCACACCAACAACaccaacaacagcaacaacactTCCTTCATCTCCAGCCCCAACCTCATCATCAAATCCATCTTCCAAACCCTCACACGCAAAAGCCCCAAACCCTCCCCCCTTCCCCCgcgctcctcctcctcctccgccgcagACGCCTCAAGAGAAGAGCAGTGGCGTCTAGCCGTCGCTGAGCTCTCCCACAAGCTCATCCAAGCCACCAAGAAGAAAGAAGACGCCGTCGTCGAAGCCTCCCGCCTCA CCTCCATGTCGGAGCTCGAGAAGAAGCTCAACAAGCTCGAGATCTACTGCCACAACCTCAAATCCGGCCTCGACGAGTGCAGCAACAAGACGAAACAGAGCAACGTCCCTGTTCGGTTCAACGAACGGATCATCCAGCAGTTCCTCGTCTCGGTGTCGGAGTCCCGCTCCTCCATCAGGGCCCTGAGCAGAGCCCTCGCCTCGCAGCTCCGCACCGTCGGCGGGAAAGTCTACGAGCGTCTCTCCCTCCTCCTCCAGCCTTTCGACGTAAAGATCAACTCTTTCGCCAAGAACCCTAAAAGCCTCA TTTACCTCGAGGCCATCCTCAGCAGAGCCTTCTTCGAGGACTTCGAGGCTTCCGGGTTTCAGAAAAACGGGTCGGCCCGGATCTTGAACCCGATTGATCGCTGCGAGTCGAACTACGCTTCGTTTAACGTCTTGATGGAGCTCACGTGGGACGAGGTGTTGAGCAGAGGGACCAAGCATTTCTCCGAGGAGTTTAGCCGGTTCTGTGACCGGAAAATGAGCGACGTCGTTTCGTTGCTTTGTTGGAACCGAGCCTGGCCTGAACCGCTTTTACAG gctTTCTTTGGTGCGTCGAAGAGTGTTTGGTTGGTTCATCTATTGGCTAACTCGGTGAACCCGGGTTTGCAGATCTTTCGCGTGGAGAAAGATGATCGGTTTGATCCGGTTTACATGGAGGAAACTGGTGGGGATCGGTATAAGAGTGTGGTTCGAGCTATGGTTCAACCTGGGTTTTATGTGTATGGCAGTGTAGTTAAGTGCAAGGTGGTTTGCAAGCATTGCGGCAGCGACGAGGAGGAAGTGGTGGAAGACCGTTTGGTCAAGGAATGTAATAAAAACGACAAGAGTCTAATAAGCATTTGTAGCCCATTAGGAGTCTAA